agaaaatgctcaacatcacccagcagtcgggaaatgcaaatcaaaaccacactgagatactatctccctccaattaggatggctaatatccaaaagactgagaatgataaatgctggcgaggttgtggagaaaaaggaaccctcctacactgttggtggaactgcaaaatggtgcagcctttatggaaaatggtttggaggttcctcaaacaattacagatagatctaccataagacccagctattccactggtgggaatatacccagaggaatggaaatcatcatgttgatgtGATAACtttactccagtgtttattgcagcactatgtacaatagccaggagttggaaccagcccaaatgtccatcatcagatgaatggtaaggaaactggtatatctacatgatggaattctactctgctatcaaaaagaatgaaatactaccattcacaacaacatggatggacttagagaaaatttatattaagtgaatcaagtcaggcagagaaataaaaatactacatgttctcacttatttgtgggagctataaataaataaataaataaacacaccaacaaatggggggaggaagaagatacaacaatcacaacaattccttgaacttgttaagacaaatgaacagatatgatgtagtggggtgagggaggggacagaagaagggggaaagaggaacaggtaaacgGTCACGaatatcaactacaatgtatactgagaagtaaaaataaaagtaaaaatttaaaataaataaataaataaataaattttctaaatgagccatgaaaaataattaaaagaaattggAACAAATACTGGACTAAACTGGGAGCAGAGCTATTTGGGGCAATAAGCTAATGCTCTAATAGAAAGTCAACAATGACCTTTCTAATATTTTGATCTTTTAATCATTTTCCAAGAAGGAATAAAAcaccaagggaaaaaataaactgcTATTTTTAACAGCATATATTCTGAAAATGTACGACCAAGCAAAAAAAAAGTATTCCCCTTAGGTGCTACtgaatgttttcttaatttgaaCTTGACTTggtttttaaagagtttaaacacAATAAACAGatactattattaataaaaaaaaaaaagaaatagagatgaCGGAATTAGTAGACACATGTTAAAACAGCTATTTTAACTGAGTATTTAAGGAAAAACATGGACATgaggagaaaaatggaagatagaaaaaaacaacttCTAGAGATAAAACATACAGGGCTGAAATTTTAATTGAATGAGATTAATAGTACATTACTGCAGGAAAAATAGATGAgtaaatttaaatacatattgaTGGAATCTACCCAGAATGAAGCATAgggagaaaaaagactgaaaacaaaatgaacattGTCTCAGAGACCTGGGAAACAATATCAAGCTGTCTAACATATATATAACTGTAGTGCCAGAAAGGAGAATAGgagcaggcagaaaaaaaaaaaaatttacaaagtgatAGCCCTTGGgggcggcccgtggctcactcgggagagtgcggttctGATACAAAGTGATAGCCCCAAATTTTCCAAATTGTGATGAAAACTATGAACTTGTTGGTCCAAGGCCAATGAACCCAAAGTAGGACAAACACGCACAAATATACAAACATACCCAAAAACATTACCAAAGCatttcataatcaaattgctagaaaccagtgataaagagaaaaatttaaaagaagccagagaaaaaaggaCACTACATACAAAGAAATTAAGATAAGGAGGATCACAAATTTCTTGTCAGAAACAACGCAAGTAGAAGACAATATAATTCTATATTTGGTGGAAATATCCTTtcaaatgaaggtgaaataaaaactttttacacAAAcgaaagctgaaaaaaaaaaaatcattctcaaGAGGGCTGCAAAGGAGTGTTAATGAAAGTTCttaaagtggaagaaaaataatataagacAGAAAACTGAattctacacaaagaaatgaagaatatcagaaatggtaaatatgtaaatatgaaagatttttttccctcaatttttaatttctggaaaagataactgaatgtttaaagcaaaaacaataaaaacgtATTGTGGAATTTATAACATATGCggaagtaaaatatatgacaacaatACCACAAAGGACaggcaggagaatgaaaagagaagtaTTCTTAATAAGGTTTTAAGGTTCTTATGGTCTATGTGCAGTGGTATATTATTATTTGAAGGAAGGGAGAATATGATAATCTAAAGATATATCCTGAAAACTGAGAATGACCAAGTACTTCGAAAAAAGAAGTCTACCTTataaacaaatagagaaaataaaatgctaaaaacacTCAATCTAAAAGAAGagacaataaaagtaaaagagaaacaaaaaagaaaaaagtgatcaGACAAATAGAAATATCAAAATGGTAGGTTTAAACCCACTTACATCAATAATATCATGttcataattactttaaatgaaaaTTGTCTAATCACTTCAGTTAAAAGAGATTGTCAGACTGGTTAAAAAGCAAGATTCCATTACATGCTAACCATAGAAaccagctggttagagcgtggtgttgataacacctaAGTTAACAGTTCGGATTCTAGTACaagtcagccaccaaaaagcaaaccaaacaaaattcattaaatataaaatgtttgattAAAAGTAGTAAAGGatgtaaaaaaatgtatatataccatagtatAAACACTAAGCATAAGAAAACTGGAATGGACTTCaattcaagatggcagaatagacagtatgcagcatcaccctctcccacaatcaaccaatttacaactattaaaaagcaataactgACAAGCTGGGGCCAGTAGAGATCAGGGGAagtggaggagagacctacagagctcatgaaggcagaagccatgatgagagaaagaaaggaccacttcAACCATTTTGAGCACCGACCACTTCAAggttggccctggtgagcacacggagctaGAGCTAGCAAAAGATGCTgttgtgcccttcatatgaagtagcttggaggctgcaggggagtagagggccttggtggcccccaagccagcaagaccactgacagggttcccgtggacccacataggagtgaggggccacagacaacagaaaaaaggagccactcaaaggttggtgagtcatcacaagggaccagtgcacagcatgtcccatggcaagtgtttggagtgtgggggttgggggagatgggcccactggggaaacACTAGGGCACAGCATGGAGAGCTGATctaccctccaatcagcacaggaccactcagtggagacttgTCAGgtatatagaactgcagggggtgagttttgctgaaaagactagacctggaccagagtttccacacaacccaggtgttccagacctcacaagacctggaagtgattacaaagtcaacaattaaaacctgagctgcacgaaaagccttccccagggaatcagcagcaaagcagcaatttagctcaaacacagagctcaagtgcttgttcccacaggaagttcccccattttagaagtaagcaaagaacaataAATTAGTTCCTGTGTAGAGTTTAAGTTgtgggaacaacaaataatccaacacagaactgaaagaaaacgcAAAAAACtgacagatcagagacaaagttctgatattaaacagtaaaggtctaacaccacaaAAGAACACCTACAAACTTAGGACTGGAAACCCCCTGGGCTGTCaagctggggcaggggagggaccaagggcctcagccacaccccctcaatgtctgcacccagcccagcaatgaccacctaGCTGCTGCTGGAAGACCACTTGTCTCCCTTGTTTGAATGAGGGGGGTGTCATGGGCCTCGACCGTGTCccccctcctttcttttcctcccatcctattcccctttcttttctcctctccccctccccccaactactCTGCAACGTCttagaatgtagaaaaataataatgataataatcaataagtaaattaataaaaaaaaaaaaagaaagctggaatggCTATATTAAAACCAGACAAAGCAGATTTCAGACAGGGTGATATGACCAGGGATAAAAAAAAACATTCcctaatgataaaggggtcaattcatcaagaagacattttgattcttattttaaatgcaaTTGCATGGAAATTTCTACACTCCTTTCTCACTACTTTGTAAACaagtagaaagaaaatcagtTAAGGAtgtagaagacttgaacaacactatcaaacaaaggaggggccgagcccgtggcgcactcggtagagtgctgcgctgggagcgcggcgacgctcccgccgcgggttcggatcctgtataagaatgaccggtgcactcactggctgagtgccggtcacgaaaaaacgacaaaaaaaaaaaaacgacaaaaaaaaaaaaaaaaaaaccaaacaaaggaGGATACTTCATTACAATAAACATACCAACTCatccagaagacataacaatactaaatttttattcacttaataacacagcttcaaaatacatggcataaaaactgacacaaatgaaaaaagaaatagttaactACCAAGTATAGTTAAAAATTTCAATATTCTTCTGTCAGCAACTGATATGTCAAGtagacaaaaaaatcagtaaagatacaAAAGATTTGAAGAACGCTACCAAGCAATTTGACTTAACTGACATTCACAGAACACTTCACTCAACAGTAGAAAGAAGACATACTTTTTAAAGAGATTTGTTACAGTACAAGCCACCAGCAAAGGAAACTGAAGAGTAACAAAAAAGTTCAGAAGAAAACCAGGAAAGTATGATATAAAGGAAGCCAACAcataaagtgatttaaaaagtAAGGACTTTATCTATTCTgttgaaagaagaaaagtcaagaaagGTGAGAGAGAAAGGGTACAGGGAATTTGGTAACATACTGGTAAGAGCAGTTTTAGTGACAGAATGGGCCGAAAGCCATGCTGGAGTGCATTGGGAAGTAAATGGAAGTGGAGACTGCAAAGAGCCTGCCACGTATTCAAGATGTTTGTTTGCAGAAGAGAGTAGAGAAATGCGGTAGTAGCTAGAGAACATGTGCTCAAGGGAAGTTGGCTATTTATAATGAGATTTATTAGACCATATATGTTGAGGAAATGGTCCACTACAGAGGAAGAAGTTGATGACACAGGTCACagtggcaaaaataataaagccaattTCTTGAGGTGAGGGGGCGTTGAGATCCACAGCACATGTAGGAGGATTTCctttaatagaaaaaagaacACAAGGCAGGATTGTGAGGGAGGCTGCGAAGTCTGTTTCAAGGCCTCTCCAAGCCCGCCAAGTAGACACCATGAGCAAAGCTCACCCTCCCGAATTGAAAAAATTCTTGGACAAGAAGTTATCATTGAAATTAAATGGTGGCAGACATGTCCAAGGAATATTGCGGGGATTTGACCCCTTTATGAATCTTGTGATAGATGAATGTGTAGAGATGGCAACTAGTGGGCAACAGAACAACATTGGAATGGTGGTAATACGAGGAAATAGTATCACCATGTTAGAAGCCTTGGAACGAGTATAAATAATGGCTGTTCAGCAGAGAAATCCATGTCCCCTCAACAAACGGCCTGTTTTTACTATGGTGTAAAAATCAGGTCATGTACATTTTCATATTTGACTTTTTGTTAAATAAACTTGTAatagtcaaaaaaagaaagaaaaaagaacacaagTAATATAacttaacatttgaaaaaaagaacttttgacaaaaatatttgtaagagGCTAAATTATCCCATCTTAGTAAACAGATtatataaatacttatttttaccttttcttcatGGTTCAAGGACACCATTATGAACACTGATTATCTACTATTTAGGCCCAGTGATAAAGTCTCATGATCTCAGAGATTTAAAGGACAGGTAGGGATggctttttgttcttgttttaaatGGCTACAGATTGCTTTGATTTTTTAGTGTTTCTTCTTGCTTGTTCCTCACAGTCCTCTACATGAAATGCACATTGATGCTTCCAATTTGCTGTGCTTAATTCCAGAGTGAGTACGTACTTCTACAGTATTTTTTAGACTAACCTAAGGTCATGAAAGGAAACCAAATAATCAAATGTATTATGCAAAGAATATTAACTTTATAAACATCTATAAGATACTAAGAAGTTCTGGGCTAAAGGTAGCTATACTCCTTTGCTACAAAAGAAAGTACTTGAATTATGTGATAGCCCCTGTCTGTCCCATCATAGGCCTTTGTCTCTAACTCTGAAGATCATGAATTTGTTTTGGTAGTTCACATCTTTCAAAGTCTGACTACTACTAGACAAGTGAGGGAATTTAATAATCTCTAAATTTAAGATAAGCATAAGGAAAtagttacaaaataaaaatatatccaatTGGAAAGttaaattgaaaattaaactGACATATTAAAAAAAGTTAAGGACTAAAGAATTCGGGCAATTCATTTATATACagattcaaataaatgaaaaatgtccAGTTGCACTGGCAAACgtggaaatacaaatttaaacaaattgataccattatttattcattcgaTAGACAATGTTTAAGTAAACAATAATAGTGGGTGCTATTTAGGGGATGGAGAAATGGATGTGCCTGTTCTCTCACGCACTACTGACAGCACTGTAAACTGTATCTTAAAGGGAAATCAGGTGATATAACCTTTAGAATTCCATTAATAGAAATAATTGTGGATAAGTACAAAGATAGAGGTGTAGGTGGTTACAATAACAAAAATTGAAATCTAAAGGCCCAACAATAGAAACAGATTTGTTACAAAATATGATCAGCAGCCTGATGGAAAATGTTCTcattaaagaagatatataaagatGATAAAGAGAATATTTGACATATGACAAAGtgctatttttgtaataataatgtTATTTGCAATAATATTGAGtatatattaaatagaaaagGTAATGAAAAGGATATACATAATAACCTATTTTGtaaaaagttatatatatgtGAAAGTTACACATATGAAAagtaatataacaaaatatgtgatttctttttttgtctgcatttcaaaattttctataatgttctaatttcttaataagaaaaaattggttacatatatttaaaaatagtgagaaaagGTAAGAGGACTTAAAAACTTTTACCAGAAAATGAATATGAACATCTATTAATCCTTCTACATATGAATTGGGCAATACAGCACTTCTGTATATTTATGATATAGTGCTTAAGCTTAATCTCACACTCAAAATAAAAGTCAGGCTGGGTAATGGGAAAGAGAGACAGTGTGCAAGGATGTAAGTGGGATCTTTTGCTCAACTAAAAGTAGACTCTATAAAAAGAATactgggctggccggttgctcacttggttagagagtggtattggtaacaccaaggtcaagggcccCATAcaagccaccaaaacaaacagaagaattcTGAACAAGGAGCCAAGGAAATAGTCTTTATCCTTGTTGTATTCTCAATGGCAATTTCTTTCATTATCTCAGAAGAAAAGAtggaggttttttgttgtttctgttttttccatatgtgtgtatttgtattttttgtggtTTATCAAAGAAAAACAGTCAATAAGatatgttatcaaatgactaatATTTTCCGTTTGAGGACCATACTTGCCTTTGGGTTGTTTGCATCAAACAGGCCAGTTGAAAGTCCAATCAGCAAGgaattcttgtttttattttttggtggtgaaTCAGAGTGAGATCGAAGTGGAAAGGATTCTTCTGGTGAACAATGACTTGATTGAACTTGAGAAACTAAGTTCATGTGTTCAGAATGAACCACTTTATGGAAAAATGGTTCTGGTTGCATAGATTTATCTACATCACATTTAGAGTGCTGAGAATCATCTATTCCAGGTTCTGTGGTATAAAGGAGAGATTATGTGATAAGTCTGTGCAGTAGTTAAAAGAGTTCTAAATGATATTGATAAGGCAAAGTACTTAACACAAATTCTAGAGAAAACCCCCATGTCTATcaggaaaacaaaatacaaaatatgtgtgtaagtgtgagagtacttcaaaaagtttgtggaaaagcagaattgaaatatgaatctttccatgaactttttgaagtaccctcggtAAATTACCTTATAAGTAATCTTTAACAggatataatgttttattttcagaaagcagatttgttatatatttccATTATATTAGAAGTTCTAAAATACAGACACAAAtctaagaaaatgtgaaaaaatacacTGTTTATACATGCATATTTAGTTCCAGTTTATCTTTAGGTTAGACatgaaaaattacatttcttatatatattttaactaatactgtttatttattgattgactgattgattgattgattgattgagtggctggctggtatggggatctgaacccttggaccttggtattatcaacaccaggcctaaccaattgagctacctggccagcccttatctaacactatttttaaaagaggacAACTTATTTAATGTCCTTAGTACACTGCCTTAGTTTTGGCAagtaattcttttcattttgaatactcaataaaataactGACCAAAAATTCTTACTGCCCAGTTGCCATACAATCCAAGCTTATTAACGCAGAGTTCAGTGCTCTATgcctattacattttaaaaatgattgagaTGATTGATAAGGACTGCTTCTATTTATATGTCACCCAAATAAAAGAGACTGGTGTTAACAATCTTCCAGAAAGTAATTAGAGTAATGCAATGAAGCTTACCTAAATGAACTTCACTAAGTTGGTTCACATTCCTCAGGATTCCATCCTCAGAAACTTCATTTTGCTGAATGGTGACCCTATCTTCCAGCCTGCCACAGATGGGtatactggtaaaaaaaaaaagtttaccagAAATACAAGAAAGTGCTCTAAAATACAATGGAACACAAATTCACTAGCATCCTACGATCCCTCTTCCAagtatttttctcacttttgtatATACTTTCTCTTATAAACACACTGTATTTTTTTACCCTGTTCAAAACCCTTACCAATATTTAATCATTTACAGCAATCAGCCTTACCATGTTTTATAATGGTGGTTCTCAAATGCAGTCCCTAGACAACAGCAGCACaaggaaacttgttagaaatgcaaactctcaggCCTACCCTAGAACTATGAATCAGAACCTTTGGGGGATAAGGCACAGCAATTAGATTTGAAAAATCCCAAAGTGATTCTAATACATGCTAATGTTTGAGAACCACCACTCTAAAGAATCGAACGACCTTAACAGTGGAGACTATAAAACAATTATGATGTATTAATACTATGGAATATCACACAGctgttaaaaaatgaagaagaaatctaTATAAACTGATTGAATTGGTAGCCAAGACATACTGTTAGGTAAACAAAGTAATTTTCAGACCAATTTGCATTAGATGgtgttaggtttttaaaaaaatggtgtgTAGCACAGGAAAGGAATAGAATAATAGTCACAAAACTATTTTAACCCTCAAAGAGAGGAGATTAAGATTgaggacaaaaaataaagaactcacACTTTTTTATCTCAAATACATTTGGGGAATTAAATTagtatatttttttaacaaaaatttaaagactggaaaaatatattctaaaagtaCCAGTAATTTATCCCTGTGGAGTTGGTTTATGGGCagtttttatattcttaatactttttaatccatttcaaattttaaatatttttctactttttcagtttcaaattgtaaacaattttgtatttttatttttaaagtttttattagtttttttttgttttgttttgttttttttaaaaagatgaccggtaaggggatcttaacccttgacttggtgttgtcagcaccatgctcagccagtgagcgaaccggccatccctatatgggatccgaacccggggacttggtgttatcagcaccgcactctcccaagtgagccatgggccggcccttttattagtttttaaacacacacacacatttcttcatTCAAAATGTAATGTTTCTTGGTTCTTCGAAATGTTAAATAGAATGATgtatgatgcagcaattccactcctaggtatatacccaaaggaaatgaggaaatgactcaaacagatacttgtaggccaatgttcactgcagcactattcacaatagcccaaaggTGGAAATAATCCacatgcccatcaactgatgaatgataaaaatatgtggtatataaaaaggaatgaagagctGGCATatcctacaacatggatgaatcttgaaaacatgctaagtgaaagaagccagatacgaaaggccacatactgtatgattccatatgaaatacccagaataggtaaatccatggAAACagaagcagattagtggttgccagaggttggtGGAGAAGGGAAAATAGAAGTGGCTGCTTAACATGTACAGGGATGCCTTTTGGGGTAATACAAATGTTCTGGAACtatatagtggtgatggttgcacaccaTTGTGAATGTACCAAA
Above is a window of Cynocephalus volans isolate mCynVol1 chromosome 13, mCynVol1.pri, whole genome shotgun sequence DNA encoding:
- the LOC134362226 gene encoding small nuclear ribonucleoprotein G-like; amino-acid sequence: MSKAHPPELKKFLDKKLSLKLNGGRHVQGILRGFDPFMNLVIDECVEMATSGQQNNIGMVVIRGNSITMLEALERV